The following are from one region of the Vibrio hyugaensis genome:
- a CDS encoding NlpC/P60 family protein encodes MGDVRRIYFPLIISVLLSACSSAPDPETQAEVSLPVTELLSDNRGLFDFYDEWEGTPYRLGGTKKSGIDCSAFVQKAFVEAYQMSLPRTTRQQSKQGVEMSWSDAQQGDLVFFKTRRTTYHVGIYLGNKQFMHASTSKGVIISRIDNPYWASKFWQVRRVTM; translated from the coding sequence GTGGGTGATGTGCGTCGTATTTATTTTCCTTTGATAATCAGTGTACTACTTAGTGCGTGTTCGTCCGCCCCCGATCCAGAAACACAAGCTGAGGTCTCTCTTCCTGTTACTGAACTGCTCTCCGACAATCGGGGCCTGTTCGACTTTTATGATGAGTGGGAAGGCACGCCTTATCGCTTGGGTGGAACCAAAAAGTCTGGTATTGATTGCTCTGCCTTCGTACAGAAAGCCTTTGTCGAGGCATATCAAATGTCATTACCAAGAACGACAAGACAGCAATCTAAGCAAGGCGTGGAGATGAGCTGGTCAGATGCACAACAGGGTGACCTAGTGTTTTTCAAAACAAGAAGAACCACTTACCATGTTGGTATCTATCTAGGGAATAAGCAGTTTATGCACGCTTCCACATCGAAAGGCGTGATCATTTCAAGAATAGACAACCCTTATTGGGCATCGAAGTTTTGGCAAGTAAGAAGAGTTACCATGTAA
- a CDS encoding DUF3802 family protein, giving the protein MVVETDGYLALIEHLSLNLDIFTSEIGDTGSESIEDVVNDMVASNIMAIFEQNPELHSSVRFKLLKEADAVVEDLGEVLAGVWGKKATNEQIAFLDEYIALVKNLFDTAVATYD; this is encoded by the coding sequence GTGGTTGTAGAAACCGATGGATATCTCGCTCTTATAGAGCACCTGTCACTTAACTTAGATATTTTCACGTCTGAAATTGGTGACACAGGATCAGAAAGCATCGAAGATGTCGTGAATGACATGGTGGCGTCGAACATCATGGCGATTTTCGAACAAAACCCAGAACTGCATTCAAGTGTACGTTTCAAGCTACTTAAAGAAGCGGATGCCGTCGTTGAAGACCTTGGCGAAGTGTTAGCTGGCGTTTGGGGTAAGAAAGCGACCAACGAGCAAATTGCATTCCTTGATGAATACATTGCGCTAGTGAAAAACTTATTTGATACCGCTGTCGCGACTTACGATTGA
- a CDS encoding GGDEF domain-containing protein, translating to MSEITLDIADFHWVTQILDTMDSGLIVLDEDYKVCVWNSFMQSYSGILSQNILGECLFDHFQDLPRTWLETKLKTSADLETRSFSSWENRPYLFKFNNFSPVSNSSHLMFQDIVITPLRSLSGEVSHIAIQINDVSETARNRIHLRETNQHLSEISRKDGLTGLFNRAYWEQSLKEEFNQLKVMEGACSLVIFDIDHFKKVNDTYGHHTGDEVIRRTSSLLRKTARSSDVCGRFGGEEFTVLLPHTNQEQASYFAERLRKRIEQEIVKVEDFLINYTISIGVCEYKSNFESHTQWLKSADAALYRAKENGRNQTCCHQDD from the coding sequence ATGTCCGAAATTACGCTGGATATAGCAGACTTTCATTGGGTTACCCAAATACTCGATACCATGGACTCAGGGCTCATCGTTTTAGATGAAGACTATAAAGTCTGCGTGTGGAACAGTTTTATGCAGTCTTACAGTGGCATACTATCGCAGAATATCCTCGGTGAATGTTTGTTTGACCATTTCCAAGATTTACCCCGAACGTGGCTAGAGACCAAGCTCAAAACGTCCGCGGATTTAGAAACTCGTTCATTTTCAAGTTGGGAAAACCGTCCATACCTTTTTAAATTCAACAACTTTTCGCCGGTTTCCAACAGCAGTCATTTGATGTTCCAAGATATTGTTATCACGCCTTTACGCTCGTTATCAGGGGAGGTGAGCCACATAGCCATTCAAATCAACGATGTCTCGGAAACCGCGCGTAATAGAATCCACTTAAGAGAAACCAACCAACACCTGTCTGAAATCAGCCGCAAAGATGGATTAACTGGATTATTTAACCGTGCTTATTGGGAACAGTCACTGAAGGAAGAATTCAATCAACTTAAAGTGATGGAAGGGGCGTGCTCACTGGTTATTTTTGACATCGATCACTTTAAAAAAGTCAACGACACCTATGGGCATCATACCGGGGACGAAGTGATTCGTCGAACGTCCAGTTTGTTGCGCAAAACCGCACGCAGTAGTGACGTTTGTGGACGCTTTGGTGGGGAAGAGTTTACCGTTTTATTGCCACATACCAACCAAGAACAAGCGTCCTATTTCGCAGAGCGTCTTAGAAAGCGAATTGAGCAAGAAATCGTGAAAGTTGAAGACTTTTTGATTAACTACACGATAAGTATCGGTGTTTGCGAGTATAAATCTAACTTTGAGAGTCACACACAATGGCTGAAGAGTGCCGATGCAGCGTTGTATCGCGCGAAAGAGAATGGACGCAATCAGACTTGTTGTCATCAAGACGACTAA
- a CDS encoding response regulator, translated as MKILICDDSAVARKLISRSIVHETSLHLIEAQDGYEALTILAEQNIDVLFLDLTMPIMDGFEVLESLPVSNYPTQVVIISGDVQQEAKQRCLDLGAIDFIAKPLSEEQVIPLYETLGLQYAFSSSGNAVPAPEIEITPLAKFREVANIALGKGAAIMADHLHEFIQLPVPHVGPLSYGELHMTLVDVIGRDSSVAVAQRFVGGGIHGEALVCLRGKDINQIGERLGYLLEFTRHNEIILNVSNLLVSSFLTSLGTQLDKQFSLRQPAIIENVIPYNEEKSESGELFTIEYTYMAEALDFECEVLFLIDKSSVEIIYEIMELI; from the coding sequence ATGAAAATACTGATTTGTGATGATTCGGCGGTAGCACGAAAGTTGATATCCCGTTCCATCGTACACGAAACATCATTGCACCTGATCGAAGCCCAAGACGGTTACGAAGCGTTGACGATTCTAGCGGAACAAAATATTGACGTTTTGTTTCTCGATTTAACGATGCCGATTATGGACGGGTTCGAGGTACTAGAGTCTCTACCGGTCAGCAATTATCCCACTCAAGTTGTCATCATTTCTGGTGACGTTCAGCAAGAGGCTAAACAACGTTGTTTAGATCTTGGCGCAATCGACTTTATCGCCAAGCCTCTGTCAGAAGAACAGGTTATCCCGCTATATGAAACGTTAGGGTTGCAATACGCATTTAGCTCGAGTGGAAATGCAGTGCCAGCCCCCGAAATTGAGATTACCCCTCTGGCGAAATTTCGTGAAGTTGCCAACATCGCGTTAGGTAAGGGGGCTGCGATTATGGCCGACCATCTTCATGAGTTCATTCAACTGCCAGTGCCCCACGTTGGTCCATTGTCGTATGGAGAACTGCATATGACGTTAGTGGACGTGATCGGTCGAGACAGTTCAGTTGCCGTTGCTCAGCGATTTGTTGGTGGTGGTATCCATGGTGAAGCTCTAGTTTGTTTGCGTGGCAAAGACATCAATCAAATCGGAGAGCGCCTTGGTTATTTGCTTGAGTTCACGCGGCACAACGAGATCATCCTAAATGTGTCGAATCTCTTGGTATCTTCATTCTTAACGTCTCTGGGTACACAGTTGGATAAGCAATTTTCGTTGCGCCAGCCTGCCATTATAGAAAACGTCATTCCATACAATGAAGAGAAGAGTGAATCTGGTGAACTCTTTACCATCGAATACACCTACATGGCAGAGGCGCTCGATTTTGAGTGTGAAGTTCTGTTTTTGATAGATAAATCATCCGTAGAAATCATCTATGAAATTATGGAGCTAATCTAA
- a CDS encoding fructosamine kinase family protein produces MWQAISQQLSDTLMFEYQITEKTRLSGGDISESYMINDGEQRYFVKLNDRDFLSKFEVEVESLHLLRETSTVFVPEVVLAGKTKTHSFLILNYLPTKPLEDVKHSFKFGQQLARLHLWGEQKEFGFDSDNYIGSTLQPNQWHKKWCVFFSEQRIGWQLQLLKEKGVTLVDIDDFIDVVKQLLANHAPEPSLLHGDLWNGNTALTPFGPICFDPACYWGDRECDIAMTELFGGFQPEFYKGYESVAPLPAGYDERKDIYNLYHILNHCNLFGGHYLEQAQSIIKKIICY; encoded by the coding sequence ATGTGGCAAGCAATATCGCAACAGCTTTCTGATACCTTGATGTTCGAATATCAAATCACTGAGAAGACACGCCTCTCTGGTGGAGACATCAGTGAGAGTTACATGATCAATGACGGAGAACAGCGCTATTTCGTCAAACTCAATGATCGAGACTTTTTATCTAAGTTCGAAGTTGAAGTAGAAAGCCTTCACTTGTTACGTGAAACCTCGACGGTGTTTGTCCCTGAAGTCGTGTTAGCGGGCAAAACCAAAACCCACTCATTCTTGATCCTGAATTACCTACCAACCAAACCGCTTGAAGATGTAAAGCACAGCTTTAAGTTTGGCCAGCAACTGGCGCGTTTACATTTGTGGGGAGAACAGAAAGAGTTCGGATTTGATTCCGATAATTACATCGGCTCTACCCTTCAACCAAATCAATGGCATAAAAAGTGGTGTGTCTTTTTTTCTGAGCAACGAATAGGTTGGCAGTTGCAGTTGCTGAAAGAAAAAGGTGTGACCCTCGTCGATATCGATGACTTTATTGATGTTGTGAAACAGCTTTTAGCCAATCACGCTCCAGAGCCATCATTGCTTCACGGTGATTTGTGGAATGGGAACACGGCATTGACGCCATTTGGCCCTATCTGCTTTGACCCAGCTTGCTATTGGGGAGATCGTGAATGTGATATCGCGATGACTGAGCTGTTTGGTGGGTTCCAACCTGAGTTTTATAAAGGATATGAATCCGTTGCGCCATTACCCGCAGGTTATGACGAACGAAAAGACATCTACAACCTTTATCACATCCTCAATCATTGTAACTTATTCGGAGGTCACTATCTTGAACAGGCCCAATCGATAATTAAGAAGATTATTTGTTATTGA
- a CDS encoding CPXCG motif-containing cysteine-rich protein, with the protein MQNYTERHVKCPHCGHSIGITLDASNGNQEFYDDCPACCHAIHLNMKVDELHEKVELFIDDNYE; encoded by the coding sequence ATGCAAAATTACACTGAAAGACATGTTAAATGCCCTCACTGTGGGCACTCTATCGGCATCACTTTAGATGCAAGTAATGGTAACCAAGAATTTTATGACGACTGCCCTGCGTGCTGCCACGCTATCCACCTCAACATGAAAGTGGATGAGTTGCACGAAAAGGTAGAATTGTTCATTGACGATAACTACGAATAG
- a CDS encoding riboflavin synthase: protein MFTGIVQGTAKVVQIEKKERFQTHVIELEGSLSEGLEIGASVAHNGCCLTVTKIEGTHISFDLMQATLALTNLGELVEGDSVNIERAAKFGDEIGGHSMSGHISLMGEIVDVIDTPNNRTIWFALPQESMKYVLAKGYIGLDGCSLTIGEVEENRFSVHLIPETLQRTLFGTRQIGEKINIEFDPQTQAIVDTVERILAAKQL from the coding sequence ATGTTTACAGGAATAGTTCAGGGTACGGCTAAAGTCGTTCAAATCGAAAAAAAAGAGCGCTTTCAAACTCACGTTATCGAACTTGAAGGCTCGTTAAGTGAAGGGCTAGAGATTGGAGCCTCGGTCGCACACAATGGTTGTTGTCTAACCGTCACTAAAATTGAAGGAACGCACATCAGTTTCGATCTTATGCAAGCGACCTTAGCTCTGACAAACCTAGGTGAATTGGTAGAAGGCGACAGCGTAAATATTGAGCGAGCAGCCAAATTTGGTGATGAGATTGGTGGCCACAGTATGTCTGGGCACATCAGTTTAATGGGCGAGATTGTTGATGTGATTGATACGCCAAACAACCGCACCATTTGGTTCGCACTGCCGCAAGAGTCGATGAAATATGTACTGGCGAAGGGGTACATCGGTTTGGACGGTTGCTCACTGACCATCGGCGAAGTCGAAGAGAATCGATTCTCGGTGCATTTGATTCCGGAAACCCTGCAAAGAACCTTATTTGGTACGCGTCAGATTGGAGAAAAAATAAACATTGAATTTGACCCGCAAACTCAAGCTATCGTCGATACGGTTGAACGTATATTAGCAGCAAAGCAGTTGTAA
- a CDS encoding MATE family efflux transporter produces the protein MHRYKEEASSLIKLATPVLIASVAQTGMGFVDTVMAGGVSATDMAAVSVAASIWLPSILFGVGLLMALVPVVAQLNGSGRRVKIPFEIQQGIVLALLISIPIIGVLFQTKFILGLMDVEAAMTEKTVGYIHAVIFAVPAFLLFQTLRSFTDGMSLTKPAMVIGFIGLMLNIPLNWIFVYGKFGMPALGGVGCGVATAIVYWVMFGLLFLYVTTSARLKSINLFGEFHKPQLKAQIRLFKLGFPVAAALFFEVTLFAVVALLVSPLGSIIVAAHQVAINFSSLVFMLPMSVGAAVSIRVGHRLGEENVDGARVASRVGVMVGLALAMMTAILTVLFREQIALLYTNNPEVIELAMVLLLFAAIYQCTDAVQVIAAGALRGYKDMRAIFNRTFVAYWLLGLPIGYILGRTDWIVEPMGAQGFWLGFIIGLSAAAFLLGIRLRWMHHQEPAIQLNFSQQ, from the coding sequence GTGCATCGTTATAAAGAAGAAGCATCGAGTCTTATTAAGCTGGCGACCCCTGTGTTGATCGCATCTGTCGCGCAAACCGGGATGGGGTTTGTCGATACGGTCATGGCTGGTGGCGTGAGTGCGACTGACATGGCAGCGGTATCTGTCGCCGCAAGTATTTGGTTACCGTCAATCCTGTTTGGCGTTGGCTTATTGATGGCCCTTGTACCTGTTGTCGCTCAATTAAATGGTTCTGGCCGTCGAGTAAAAATTCCTTTTGAGATCCAACAAGGCATCGTTTTGGCATTGTTGATCAGCATCCCTATTATCGGCGTTTTGTTCCAAACTAAGTTCATACTTGGATTGATGGATGTAGAAGCGGCGATGACCGAGAAAACCGTTGGTTACATCCACGCGGTTATTTTTGCGGTACCCGCTTTCTTGTTGTTCCAAACGTTACGCAGCTTTACTGATGGCATGTCGCTAACCAAGCCCGCCATGGTGATTGGTTTTATCGGCCTAATGTTGAACATCCCGCTGAACTGGATTTTCGTTTACGGTAAATTTGGTATGCCTGCCCTTGGTGGTGTTGGTTGTGGCGTCGCAACCGCCATCGTTTATTGGGTGATGTTTGGGCTGCTTTTCCTTTATGTGACTACGTCTGCTCGTCTAAAAAGCATCAATCTGTTTGGCGAGTTTCATAAGCCACAACTGAAAGCTCAGATTCGTCTGTTTAAGCTCGGCTTCCCTGTTGCCGCTGCATTGTTCTTTGAAGTGACACTGTTTGCAGTCGTGGCACTGTTGGTTTCCCCATTGGGTTCAATCATCGTAGCCGCGCACCAAGTCGCCATTAACTTCTCTTCATTGGTGTTTATGCTGCCGATGAGTGTGGGTGCCGCAGTAAGTATTCGTGTTGGTCATCGTCTTGGGGAAGAAAACGTCGATGGCGCACGCGTCGCTTCTCGCGTTGGCGTCATGGTCGGTTTAGCGTTAGCAATGATGACGGCAATTCTTACGGTTCTGTTCCGTGAGCAAATTGCCTTGCTTTACACGAATAACCCAGAAGTTATCGAATTAGCGATGGTGCTATTGCTGTTTGCTGCAATCTACCAATGCACTGATGCGGTTCAAGTTATCGCTGCTGGTGCACTACGTGGCTATAAAGACATGCGTGCAATCTTCAACCGTACCTTTGTTGCGTACTGGTTATTGGGACTTCCAATTGGTTACATTCTTGGTCGCACAGATTGGATTGTTGAACCAATGGGCGCGCAAGGTTTCTGGTTAGGATTCATTATTGGCCTATCTGCGGCCGCCTTCCTATTGGGTATCCGACTTCGTTGGATGCATCACCAAGAACCTGCGATTCAGTTGAATTTTTCTCAACAGTAA
- a CDS encoding HD domain-containing phosphohydrolase, which yields MKESVELNSKYSIKFIVSSMFMFVTAFTAIFAMGMQYYFGQKMSQEHVISKLSSAAADVSEYIHQVDTNATNSTKMLKNFLSMADHDFSEKEILTLFAQVLEENPFIQSLYVGNENDDFFQIINLRTSETIRDKMDAEVPDRWAIAKASGVGAERQMVVSYVTENFEVNRTVVSKSSFYPTRRPWFISAKNTGVFKTEPYLFKNMKVTGQSYSIRNGDDVIGIDIELSTLNQKIMPTALGMSLDSGAESFIFNHKGEVIASNIDLHRDVEIPSSAPLELNEAQKAVVMNAPALIVSNQNDWGPYDFSQAGEPQGYAIDMLRLIQKKTGLKFDFVNGFESSVLAHKYINGTIDLLHSVSGERRQYGEHSDPMYSADLAIAVKVNHPFPKSLKDANQESIGVVAGFGMKEWLLAQYPELNIVEFESLSDAKDALQKEMVPYLVDTFLTLDELNGLERVSSINVNKLEEKPIPFHLYLNHTHESLLDIINLALKAITPEQHQALKDKWLTSNQWRGTFVPYPKVYQLAKDASAHNLMTRRIIEGKPSYVYVTPISTSRGGDDYFAVVIPKEVVTEAVIKRLVNSLVFTAVVLIALFPLAWRLGTPMTRSIYALKARTTAIRERRFDKVKPVETQVKEISELSDSMMDMVSVIQSHEQQQEEFVEAFIRLIAQAIDDKSPYTAGHCNRVPEIGMMLAEAAEKCQSGKFKNFAFQNDAERREFRIAAWLHDCGKITTPEHIVDKGTKLEANYNRINEIRTRFEVLRRDAEIKYLTALLEGGVNPEEAKAAFDNKVAQLNQDFEFVASANIGGEFMSDDKVARIKKISEQTWLRYFDDRLGLSPFEEMNKPASNTQLPVMEKLLEDKPEHIIKRIRPVEFAPEHGIQMQVPEHQYNMGEVYNLTISRGTLTPEDRFKINEHMISGIKMLEALPFPPELSNVPRYASTHHETLKGTGYPRKLSAEDLSIPERILVIADIFEALTAGDRPYKKAKPVSVAIDIMHKMALDEHLDMDLFILFVESGVYLDYAKKFIPETQVDEVDVQKYLSN from the coding sequence ATGAAAGAGAGTGTTGAGCTAAATAGTAAATACTCAATCAAGTTCATTGTAAGTAGCATGTTTATGTTCGTAACAGCGTTTACGGCTATCTTTGCTATGGGAATGCAGTATTACTTCGGACAAAAGATGTCCCAAGAACACGTCATTTCCAAATTGAGCTCTGCAGCTGCTGATGTCAGTGAGTACATTCATCAGGTTGACACAAACGCGACAAACAGCACCAAAATGCTAAAGAACTTTCTTTCTATGGCGGATCATGACTTCTCCGAAAAAGAAATCCTCACTTTGTTTGCACAGGTCTTGGAAGAAAATCCCTTTATACAAAGCTTGTATGTAGGGAATGAGAACGATGACTTTTTCCAAATTATCAATCTAAGAACATCGGAGACTATTCGTGACAAAATGGATGCAGAGGTGCCAGACCGTTGGGCAATCGCTAAAGCTTCTGGAGTAGGAGCAGAGCGTCAGATGGTGGTCTCTTATGTTACCGAAAACTTTGAGGTAAACAGAACCGTTGTAAGCAAAAGCAGCTTTTACCCGACGCGTCGACCTTGGTTTATCAGTGCGAAAAATACCGGTGTTTTCAAAACTGAACCGTATCTGTTTAAGAACATGAAAGTGACGGGGCAGAGTTATTCGATACGCAATGGCGATGATGTGATTGGCATCGATATTGAACTTTCTACGTTAAATCAAAAGATCATGCCTACCGCGCTCGGTATGTCTTTGGATAGTGGTGCAGAATCGTTCATCTTTAATCATAAAGGCGAGGTCATTGCTTCCAATATCGATTTGCATCGAGATGTCGAAATTCCTTCTTCAGCCCCACTTGAACTCAACGAGGCACAAAAAGCCGTAGTGATGAATGCGCCGGCTCTCATTGTGTCTAACCAGAATGATTGGGGCCCTTATGACTTCTCACAAGCAGGCGAACCCCAAGGTTACGCTATCGACATGTTGAGATTGATTCAGAAGAAGACCGGACTAAAGTTTGATTTTGTTAATGGCTTCGAATCTTCTGTATTAGCCCACAAATACATCAATGGTACTATTGATCTATTGCATTCTGTTTCTGGTGAACGTCGCCAATATGGTGAACACAGCGACCCGATGTACAGTGCAGACCTTGCCATTGCGGTAAAAGTGAATCATCCATTTCCTAAATCGCTAAAGGATGCCAATCAAGAGTCAATTGGTGTCGTCGCTGGATTTGGGATGAAGGAGTGGCTGCTTGCTCAATATCCTGAGCTTAATATTGTCGAGTTTGAAAGCTTAAGCGACGCAAAAGACGCATTGCAGAAAGAGATGGTTCCTTATCTCGTTGATACCTTTTTGACATTGGATGAGCTCAATGGCTTGGAGCGCGTTTCATCAATTAATGTCAACAAGCTAGAAGAGAAGCCAATTCCGTTTCACCTTTACTTGAACCACACTCATGAGAGCTTGTTGGATATTATTAACCTTGCTTTGAAAGCTATTACACCAGAACAGCATCAGGCACTTAAAGATAAATGGCTGACTTCAAACCAGTGGCGAGGGACGTTTGTCCCTTACCCTAAGGTATATCAGTTAGCAAAAGACGCTTCTGCACATAACTTGATGACTAGGAGAATAATAGAAGGTAAGCCGAGTTATGTTTATGTGACGCCTATTTCAACCTCTCGCGGTGGTGATGATTATTTTGCTGTAGTGATCCCCAAAGAAGTGGTTACTGAAGCCGTTATCAAACGGCTGGTGAATTCTTTGGTTTTTACTGCTGTGGTATTGATTGCGTTGTTTCCGTTAGCGTGGCGTCTTGGTACACCAATGACTCGATCCATATATGCTTTGAAAGCAAGAACCACTGCGATTCGAGAAAGAAGGTTCGACAAAGTAAAACCGGTAGAGACTCAAGTAAAAGAAATCAGCGAGTTGTCAGATTCGATGATGGATATGGTGAGTGTGATACAAAGTCATGAGCAGCAGCAAGAAGAGTTTGTTGAAGCCTTCATTCGCCTTATTGCACAAGCGATCGATGACAAGTCACCATACACCGCAGGGCATTGTAACCGAGTACCAGAAATCGGCATGATGCTGGCGGAAGCGGCTGAAAAATGTCAAAGCGGCAAATTCAAAAACTTCGCCTTCCAAAATGACGCGGAGCGAAGAGAATTCCGAATTGCTGCTTGGTTGCACGACTGCGGTAAGATCACGACGCCAGAACATATTGTTGATAAAGGTACCAAGCTTGAGGCCAACTACAACCGCATTAATGAAATACGAACTCGATTTGAAGTGTTAAGACGTGATGCTGAAATTAAATACTTAACCGCTTTACTGGAGGGTGGCGTCAATCCAGAAGAAGCAAAAGCTGCGTTTGACAATAAAGTCGCGCAACTGAATCAGGACTTCGAGTTTGTGGCGAGCGCCAATATTGGTGGTGAGTTTATGAGCGACGACAAAGTTGCGCGTATTAAGAAAATATCGGAACAGACTTGGCTACGTTACTTCGATGATCGCTTGGGTTTGTCGCCATTTGAAGAAATGAACAAGCCTGCGTCGAACACGCAACTGCCGGTCATGGAAAAGCTATTGGAAGACAAACCAGAGCACATTATTAAGCGTATTCGTCCTGTTGAGTTTGCACCTGAGCATGGTATTCAAATGCAAGTGCCGGAGCATCAGTACAACATGGGAGAAGTGTACAACCTGACAATTTCTCGTGGAACGCTGACACCGGAAGACCGCTTTAAAATCAATGAACACATGATCAGCGGCATCAAGATGCTAGAGGCATTGCCGTTCCCACCTGAGCTAAGTAATGTACCGCGTTATGCTTCGACTCACCACGAGACGCTGAAAGGAACTGGTTATCCCCGTAAATTGAGTGCCGAAGATTTGTCGATCCCTGAGCGTATTTTGGTGATTGCCGATATTTTTGAAGCTTTAACCGCAGGCGATCGCCCTTATAAAAAAGCGAAGCCTGTCAGCGTTGCGATCGATATCATGCACAAAATGGCGCTGGATGAGCATTTAGATATGGATCTGTTCATCTTGTTTGTGGAAAGTGGGGTGTACCTGGATTATGCGAAGAAGTTTATACCAGAAACGCAAGTGGATGAGGTCGATGTTCAGAAGTATCTCTCTAACTGA
- a CDS encoding prepilin-type N-terminal cleavage/methylation domain-containing protein produces MKQKGFSLTEVVVAVVVLAIIGLFSAPKMMQMQREARINTLEAFVGAFHATNEVVMTKAKIQGVEKEPLAKLSDHDIYIRMGSLALDDFNVVNAMEIDGFNLANMGSTETPSLLVYLGKEKSLQQIRDSGCFVNIHRPFTAFDVEGIVAMDELKVSKFYNYC; encoded by the coding sequence ATGAAACAAAAAGGATTCTCCCTAACGGAAGTGGTGGTTGCGGTTGTGGTACTGGCGATCATTGGACTGTTTTCTGCACCTAAGATGATGCAAATGCAACGCGAGGCTCGAATCAATACCCTAGAAGCTTTCGTTGGTGCTTTTCATGCCACCAATGAGGTCGTGATGACCAAAGCCAAAATACAAGGGGTTGAAAAGGAACCGTTGGCAAAACTGTCAGACCATGACATTTATATTCGAATGGGTTCACTCGCGTTGGATGATTTTAACGTGGTGAATGCAATGGAAATCGATGGGTTCAATCTTGCCAATATGGGCTCGACGGAAACACCCTCATTGCTGGTCTATTTAGGTAAGGAAAAATCCCTACAACAAATCCGAGATTCAGGCTGTTTTGTCAATATTCATCGTCCCTTCACGGCTTTCGATGTAGAAGGCATTGTGGCCATGGATGAGCTGAAAGTGAGTAAATTCTACAACTATTGCTAG
- a CDS encoding GNAT family N-acetyltransferase, whose amino-acid sequence MIVVKKANANDVAKIAPLYLKYLEFYQVDVSGKDPEAFIKARIENEESVVYYATDESGQTLGFAQLYPLFCSLEMKKIWLLYDLYVDSSQRKRGIGERLLEQADQLAKETDSAFVMLSTGIDNEAAQSVYEKHGYVRDVEFYNYVHMIK is encoded by the coding sequence ATGATCGTTGTGAAAAAAGCAAACGCCAATGACGTTGCGAAAATTGCCCCTCTTTACCTGAAGTATCTTGAGTTCTACCAAGTCGATGTTTCAGGTAAAGACCCCGAGGCTTTTATCAAAGCTCGTATTGAGAATGAAGAATCAGTCGTGTACTACGCGACTGATGAAAGTGGGCAGACGCTTGGTTTTGCGCAGCTTTATCCACTCTTCTGTTCGTTAGAAATGAAAAAGATTTGGCTTCTCTACGATTTGTATGTGGATTCATCCCAGAGAAAACGAGGGATTGGTGAACGCTTATTGGAACAAGCAGACCAACTGGCGAAAGAGACCGACTCTGCCTTTGTTATGTTAAGCACAGGCATAGACAACGAAGCCGCTCAATCTGTGTATGAGAAACACGGTTACGTACGCGATGTCGAGTTTTATAACTATGTACATATGATCAAGTGA